A genomic window from Antedon mediterranea chromosome 4, ecAntMedi1.1, whole genome shotgun sequence includes:
- the LOC140047157 gene encoding small ribosomal subunit protein uS2m-like translates to MGLLKFGRVFGFYRGGLILQRAKCVTICQKKWISQGQDTTSEQNLGLETEKQAGLLKTEECVTQPRVETKVINPLDFNDFFGVKKLFNLETLFDANVHLGHKEGLLDLNMKPYLFGIRREQCIIDLEKTVPRLQLALNFAAHIAYRKGIILFVNRTPQHVNLTEKTAKECGEFAQTRKWQGGCFTNAQVQIGPGTRLPDLLIFTNMLNDVLNQHLAVKDAAKMNIPTIGIVDTNCNPNLITYPVPGNDDSPSAIKLYCKLFKLAILKGKAKRTEMEKTIGE, encoded by the exons ATGGGGCTTCTAAAATTTGGACGAGTTTTTGGTTTttatagag GCGGTCTAATTTTGCAAAGAGCAAAATGTGTGACTATTTGTCAGAAGAAATGGATTTCACAAGGTCAAGATACAACATCTGAACaaaatttaggcctagaaaCAGAAAAACAAGCAGGACTGCTGAAAACAG AAGAATGCGTTACGCAGCCCCGTGTTGAGACAAAAGTAATAAACCCTCTGGATTTCAATGATTTCTTTGGCGTTAAAAAACTGTTCAATCTTGAAACATTATTTGATGCAAACGTCCATTTAGGACATAAAGAGGGATTGCTAGACCTAAACATGAAGCCCTACCTGTTTGGCATTCGACGTGAACAGTGCATTATTGACTTAGAGAAAACAGTTCCTCGTCTACAGCTTGCACTTAATTTCGCAGCACATATTGCGTACCGTAAAGGAATCATTTTGTTTGTGAACCGCACACCACAACACGTTAATCTTACAGAAAAAACAGCAAAAGAATGCGGAGAGTTTGCCCAGACAAGAAAATGGCAGGGAGGGTGTTTCACAAATGCACAAGTTCAAATCGGACCTGGTACGCGTCTTCcagatttattaatatttacaaacaTGTTAAACGACGTTTTGAATCAACATCTTGCAGTGAAGGATGCTGCGAAGATGAACATCCCGACGATTGGCATCGTGGACACAAATTGTAACCCGAATCTTATCACGTATCCTGTTCCAGGAAATGACGATTCTCCCTCTGCTATTAAGCTTTATTGCAAGTTATTTAAGTTAGCAATTCTAAAAGGCAAAGCAAAGCGAACAGAAATGGAAAAGACCATTGGAGAGTGA